The genomic stretch TGCTgtgaatctatctatttcttaaaTATTGAACATCCTCAATAATAACATATTTTAAAACTCTAAGTAGTTTTTATGCTCCTCTCATGATGGTCTTCATTGCGAGATTTTGGTTCCAAACTGGACAAAACTGTAATAATGTGAATGAAATGCTTACCAAGGGAAACAATTATGTTGCTTGTAAGAGCTAAACTGATTCTATGATATTACCTTTTCTGGATTGACTAAGTAGACAGATTCAGTGCCTTAAAAGTCATATGAAAAAAATCACAGTATCAAGTGATAATGGAAGTGGAGAAGGGAGCAAACATCTTACTACCATATGTAAGAACGTATGAAGGAAAGCTAGATATAAAAGTAATGGTCACAAGCATTAGTAACATCGAGTGACCAAGGCAAGTCAACTTTTGCACAAGAGATGCAATTTTTCAGGAGGTCACAATCTGGAAAATGACATTTAGAGAAAAATTAAGTACCTTTTTGCCAATCATTCGCCCACCAGCACTATGAGCAAAGTATATATTGTAAAAGTGGCAGATGAAAGCTTGAGGATCCTTTTGAGATAGCTCCTCGAGATACTGGGAATAAGAAACACCAGGAGAAGAAGGCTCGGGAATGGTATGCCCTTGGTCCTTGAACCATTTTAGATCTTTAGCTAATTTTTCAGACCTTTCCAAGCCAGTACTCCTGAACTCAACATCTACAATACAATGGTTATGTATATACTGAACTATGTTCCAAATACATAACAATAGTAAATTGCCACAATTTGCCTGTTcctataaataaaatcaaattttctttaaaatatcaTAGATAGTAGTTTATCTTATTATTTCATCATTAGATCCAAAAAGCAGCTACCATGCAAGCACAAGCGTGTTACTGATAGAAACTAACAAAACCAGACTATCAGTTAGAAAGCAACAAATGCCCTGTTTTGTTCCAATTTCCTATCCTTATTTTGCAACTACTTGTAGCATCCATCAACTactaaattttaacataatataatTTGCAGGCGACGCAACCACAAGAGGTCACCCACTGCCTTCATTTGGTTTGGATTGGGATGGATTTTTTTGACAGTCCATACGGCtgaattaataaaagaaaattcaacTGATACATACAAACTTTATCCTATGTAGAAGTGTAGCTGAACCTTTCTTGTTGAGCCAAAGGATTTATAAAAATGATGACTTGTATACTTGAAGCAAAATCTACGCAGCAGTAAATAACAGCTTTGAACGGTCAACGAAAACTTTAGTTGATGGTGTTCAATTATTATATCTCAAAAGCTAAATTTGTCTGATTTCCCAATTGAATAAATCGCTTATCAGAGTTTGTGCTTTCTGTCCTCGATTAAACGTAAAAAGGTTAACAAGTAGAGACAACTAAGGACTTCATCAAAGATGGAAACCAAAACTTACACCAGGGATAGGCGGCCTTCTGGATGATCGTTTCGAGGGTATCATAAACGATCTTGCTGTCGACTAGAAAACGGAGGTAGCCCTCGATGGACGGTTCCCACTTAGCGACGGGCGGCGATTTAGACTCCTTCCTTCGCCTGATCCTTGGTGTGCAGCCTCATAGCAACGGTCCTCATCTCGTCAACGAACGAGCGGTCCCGGGAGGCCTGCCGCTTCTTCGGCATCTCTGCGGTGGTCGCCGTGACGACCATGGTGCGCAGGGGATTCCGGTAGGAGGCGTCTCTCCGGTGACGGTGAGGGAGGGCGAAACGAACCGGACCAGAAAGGGAGGCAGGGATGAGGCGTGCTCGAGCACAGAAAGCTTGGGATTGGGAGATAGGAAGCGTGGAGGAGGCCATACTTATGCTTCTGCTGCTACTCTTCCTCCTCCTGTCCCAGGCTGCTGTTACAGCTATggggcagcagcagcagcagtggAGCCAAGAAGCTTGTGCTCCCTTCTCCTGCGGTCTGTTCCATGACATCAGCCACCCATTTCGTCGAACAACTGATCCGCCTCAGTGCGGGGATCGGATGTACGAGCTCACCTGCGACGGCGACAAAGCCACCATCTCCATCGGCTCCACACACTACTTGATCACTCAGCTATCTTACAAAAGCGGCACGATCCGCTTGGTGGATCCGAAGTTTGCGAGCGGAAGCTGTGGCCTCCCTTCCCAATCTTTGTCACCCTCCGATCTTTCAAGCTCTGGCTTCGACCATTACCAAAATGGTTGGTGGGCAAGTTTCATGAGTTGTAGGAGAAGAATCGAGGCCCAGAGTTTGTATCAGCTTGTTCCTTGCTTGAGCAACAAAAACAACACTTTTGTCTATGTCGttgttgcagataaaggaaatagTTTGTCGTACCTTTATCCATCATGTCATTTTGTGTCGATGATTCCAGCGGCAGAAGTGAGGAGGCACTAGTGAGGAGGCAGCGAAGATGGATGAAAGTCGAGGTGGCGAGGAGAAGGCGCTGGTGAGAAGGAGGCAACAAAGATGGCTGAAAGTCGAGGCGACgaggaggaggcggtgaagat from Zingiber officinale cultivar Zhangliang chromosome 5B, Zo_v1.1, whole genome shotgun sequence encodes the following:
- the LOC121986665 gene encoding putative RING-H2 finger protein ATL21A, coding for MGQQQQQWSQEACAPFSCGLFHDISHPFRRTTDPPQCGDRMYELTCDGDKATISIGSTHYLITQLSYKSGTIRLVDPKFASGSCGLPSQSLSPSDLSSSGFDHYQNGWWASFMSCRRRIEAQSLYQLVPCLSNKNNTFVYVVVADKGNSLSYLYPSCHFVSMIPAAEVRRH